The segment CGACATCGATCCGCGGCGATTTCCCATCAAAGCGCTGCGCGGGCGCATCTCCCAGGCCAAAAACGAGCTCATGGTCCCCGGCGACTTCACGGCGCGGGTAAGCGACCCGGTGGGGAAGGTGGCCGCGCGCGTCTACGAGCGCCTGCAGGACCGCCTGCGCAAGGCCAACGCGTTCGATTTCGACGACCTTCTGCTGTACGGGTACCTGCTGCTGAAGCACTACCCCGATGCGCTCGAGGCCTACCAGGAGCGCTTCCGCTACATCATGGTGGACGAGTACCAGGACACCAACCACGCGCAGTACGAGATTACGCGCCTGCTGGCGGCGCGGCACCGCAACATCATGGTCGTGGGCGACGACGATCAGTCCATCTATTCGTGGCGCGGCGCCGACCTGCGCAACATCCTCGACTTCGAGGAGGACTACCCGAGCTGCACCACGGTCAAGCTCGAGCAGAACTACCGCAGCGTGGGCAACGTTTTGAAGGCCGCCAACGCCGTGATCGCGAACAACACCGAGCGCAAGGTGAAGAACCTGTTCACCGAGGCGCAAGACGGCGATCCCGTGAAGGTGTACTGCGCGTCCGACGAACGGGACGAGGGCCGCTGGATCGCCGGGCGCATCGAGCAGCGCCGCGGCGAGGGCATGAGCTACAACCAGATGGCGGTCTTCTACCGCACGAACGCCCAGTCGCGCATGATCGAGGACATGTTCTTGCGGGCGGGCGTGCCTTACCGCATCGTCGGGGGCACGCGCTTCTTCGAGCGCCAGGAGATCTCGGACGTGATGGCGTATCTGACGTGCGTGGTGAACCCCTCCGACGACATCGCGGCCAAGCGCGTGGTCAACGTGCCGCGCCGCGGCGTGGGCAAGACCACCGTCGAGCTTTTGGAGGGCCGCGCCCGCGAAACCGGCGCGACGTTTCTCCAGGAAGCCGAGATGGCCCTGGCAGACCAGTCGCTGCGCGCCGCGACGCGCACGGCGCTCGGCGAGTTTCTGGGGGTCCTCGAGGCGGGGCGCTCGTTTTCGGGCGATCTGCGCCGCGTGGTCGAGGCCATCATCGATCAGTCGGGCCTCATCGCGGCACTCGAGGCCGAAGGGACCGACGAGGCGCACGGCCGCATCGACAACATCCGCGAGTTCCTCGGCGTCGTCGACGAGTTCGCCGACACGCATACCGACGAAGACGCGCTGTTCGAAGCGCCCACGGCCGTATCGGAGGCGGACGGGGAGGACGGGCCCGGGGTGCGCACGCTGCGCGGCGACTCCCTGGCCGACTTCATCGAGTGGGTGCGCCTGCGCACCGATCTGGACGCCGCGGGCGACGACGGCAACGCGGTGACGCTCATGACCGTCCATGCATCGAAGGGCCTCGAGTTCGACTGCGTGTTCGTGGCCGGCATGGAGGAGTCGCTGTTTCCCAGCGCGCGCTCGATCCAGGAATCGGCCAGCGTCGAAGAGGAGCGCCGCTTGGCCTACGTCGCCATCACGCGCGCCCGCAAGTATCTGTACCTCACCTATGCCAGCCAGCGCACCATCTACGGCCAGACGCAGGTGAACCCGGTTTCGCGCTTCATCCACGAGATACCCCCCGAGGTGCGCAGCGCCGTGGGCGTCGGGTCGGCCGGCTTCTCGGGAACGGGTTGGGAGAAGCGCGGGAGCCGCCGCGGCATCGCCGGTTCGGGAACCGAGGCGGGGGAGGGCCGCGTGTTCGGGCGCTCGAGCGCAAGCGGTGCGGGAGAGCGGGCGCGTCGGGGGAAAACCGGTTTCTCTTCGGCGTCGGAGGGCCGCTCCGGTGCGCGGGCGACGTTCTCTTCGGGCGACAAGGTGAGCCACAAGACCTTCGGCGCCGGCGTGGTGACCAAGGTGGACGGCGACACCATCTTCGTGAGGTTCTCGAAAACAGGTCAGGTCAAAAAGCTGCTGAAGGACTACGCCCCCATCGTCAAGGTGGACTGAGGCTCCTTTCGCCGCTTTCGAGCCAGCCCCTGCGCTCGCCGGGCAAAATCATCCGTACGGAATCAGATCTCTTCGGGATCGGGCGCTCTGGCTAAAATGGACGGGATACCCTGCATCCGCGGCCTCATCGCCGCCCCGATCCGAGGAGCCCCCATGCCTTCGACCATCATCGTCATCGGACACCGCAACCCCGACAACGATGCCATCAGCTCGGCGGTCGCCTACGCCTACCTGAAAAACGCGGTCGCCGCGCGCGATGCCGCCGACGGATGCGAGTCCGACCGCTACGTTCCCGCCCGCCTGGGTCCGCTTCCCCCCGAGACCGCCGGCGTCTTCGGGCGCTGCGGCATCGAGGCGCCGCGCATGATCGGGCACGTGCACGCGCGCGTCTCCGACGTCATGACGCGCAACCCCGTGTCCATCAACCGCCATGCCACCCTGCTCGAGGCCGGGCGCATGCTGCGCAAGCACAACATCCGCGCCCTCATCGTCACCAACGACGACGGGACCTATCGGGGCCTGGTCACCACCCGCATGATCGCCGAGCGCTACATCTCGGCCACCGACGTCCTCACGCAGGGCTCGTCCCAAGACGCCGTGGCCGCCGACCTCATCGCCTCGCTCGACCAGACGGTCGACGAGATCCTCGAGACCGAGGTGCTTGTGCTCGACGCCGAGGTCATCCTCAAGGAGGCCATCGACGACCTCATGGCCAGCCCCTTGCGCGAAGCGGTGGTCCTCGACGACGACGGCCGCGCCATCGGCATCGTCACGCGCTCGGACGTCGCGGTGAGGCCGCACCGCAAGGTCATCCTGGTCGACCATAACGAGCGGCGCCAGGCGGCCCCCGGTATCGATGAGGC is part of the Berryella intestinalis genome and harbors:
- a CDS encoding ATP-dependent helicase, whose protein sequence is MSIDLSVLNGPQRQAVECTEGPLLVLAGAGSGKTRVLTFRIAHLVNDLGVAPWEILAITFTNKAAKEMQTRVADIIGPRSRGMWVSTFHSMCVRMLRADAERLGFSRNFTIYDDSDSNRLVKEIMAELDIDPRRFPIKALRGRISQAKNELMVPGDFTARVSDPVGKVAARVYERLQDRLRKANAFDFDDLLLYGYLLLKHYPDALEAYQERFRYIMVDEYQDTNHAQYEITRLLAARHRNIMVVGDDDQSIYSWRGADLRNILDFEEDYPSCTTVKLEQNYRSVGNVLKAANAVIANNTERKVKNLFTEAQDGDPVKVYCASDERDEGRWIAGRIEQRRGEGMSYNQMAVFYRTNAQSRMIEDMFLRAGVPYRIVGGTRFFERQEISDVMAYLTCVVNPSDDIAAKRVVNVPRRGVGKTTVELLEGRARETGATFLQEAEMALADQSLRAATRTALGEFLGVLEAGRSFSGDLRRVVEAIIDQSGLIAALEAEGTDEAHGRIDNIREFLGVVDEFADTHTDEDALFEAPTAVSEADGEDGPGVRTLRGDSLADFIEWVRLRTDLDAAGDDGNAVTLMTVHASKGLEFDCVFVAGMEESLFPSARSIQESASVEEERRLAYVAITRARKYLYLTYASQRTIYGQTQVNPVSRFIHEIPPEVRSAVGVGSAGFSGTGWEKRGSRRGIAGSGTEAGEGRVFGRSSASGAGERARRGKTGFSSASEGRSGARATFSSGDKVSHKTFGAGVVTKVDGDTIFVRFSKTGQVKKLLKDYAPIVKVD
- a CDS encoding putative manganese-dependent inorganic diphosphatase produces the protein MPSTIIVIGHRNPDNDAISSAVAYAYLKNAVAARDAADGCESDRYVPARLGPLPPETAGVFGRCGIEAPRMIGHVHARVSDVMTRNPVSINRHATLLEAGRMLRKHNIRALIVTNDDGTYRGLVTTRMIAERYISATDVLTQGSSQDAVAADLIASLDQTVDEILETEVLVLDAEVILKEAIDDLMASPLREAVVLDDDGRAIGIVTRSDVAVRPHRKVILVDHNERRQAAPGIDEAEVVEIIDHHRIADVSTVNPIRFLNLPVGSSATIVTMEFQREGIQIPEPIAQILLSALMTDTVILKSPTATPTDERVAGYLGEILGVDPIEFGMGVFKLRGGDEHMPIDKFVGADAKEFQVGDSVVLIAQHETVDLRSSLAREQEIRTEMQRLLEAGKYEFVLLMVTDIIAEGSQFLCEGNRKLLNRAFGISCTGKGGTWMPGVLSRKKQVAARILGS